One genomic region from Mauremys reevesii isolate NIE-2019 linkage group 7, ASM1616193v1, whole genome shotgun sequence encodes:
- the MEN1 gene encoding menin: MGLKPWQKALFPLRSVEDVVRLFMAELQQEQPDLVLLSLVLGFVEHFLAVNRVIPTNVPGISFEPRPGPEPDSLTYFPVAELSIVAALYARFTAQIRGAVDLSLYPRPEGFSSRELVKKVSDVIWNSLSRSYFKDRAHIQSLFSFITGTKLDSSGVAFAVVGACQVLGLPDVHLALSEDHAWVVFGRDGEQTAEVTWHGKGNEDRRGQTVNAGVAERSWLYLKGSYLRCDRHMEVAFMVCAINPSIDLHTDSLELLQLQQRLLWVLYDMGHLERYPMALGNLADLEELEPTPGRPDPLSIYHKGISSARKYYNNEHIYPYMYLAGYHCRNKNVKEALEAWADTATVIQDYNYCREDEEIYKEFFDVANDVVPNLLKEVANLAEPLDEKGAGERGEGSPVQAGGSALQDPECFAHLLRFYDGICKWEEGSPTPVLHVGWATFLVQSLGRFDGQVRQKVTIVAREAEANEDDEQGSEDPREGRRRGPRRESKPEEPPLPKKASERRRPSSGQRPDKPPAAEKEEGGGPAPGIPPAPPPEGPVLTFQSEKMKGMKELLVAAKINSSAIKLQLTAQSQVQMKKQKVSAPRDYTLAFLKRPRKSL, from the exons atggggctgaagccatgGCAGAAGGCCCTGTTCCCGCTGCGCTCGGTGGAGGACGTGGTGCGGCTATTCATGGCcgagctgcagcaggagcagcccgATCTGGTGCTGCTGTCGCTGGTGCTGGGTTTTGTGGAGCATTTCCTGGCTGTGAACCGCGTCATACCCACCAACGTGCCGGGCATCAGCTTCGAGCCACGCCCGGGACCGGAGCCCGACAGCCTCACCTACTTCCCTGTGGCTGAGCTGTCCATCGTGGCTGCGCTGTACGCCCGCTTCACCGCCCAGATCCGCGGCGCTGTTGACCTGTCCCTCTACCCCCGGCCCGAGGGCTTCTCCTCCCGCGAGCTGGTCAAGAAGGTGTCGGATGTCATCTGGAACAGCCTCAGCCGCTCCTACTTCAAAGACCGGGCCCACATCCAGTCCCTCTTCAGCTTCATCACAG GCACTAAGCTGGACAGCTCAGGGGTGGCCTTTGCTGTGGTGGGGGCCTGCCAGGTGCTGGGGCTTCCGGATGTACACCTGGCGCTCTCGGAGGACCATGCCTGGGTGGTGTTTGGCCGAGATGGTGAACAGACGGCTGAGGTGACCTGGCACGGCAAAGGCAATGAGGACCGGCGTGGGCAGACCGTGAATGCCGGTGTGGCTGAGCGG AGCTGGCTGTACCTGAAGGGCTCGTACCTGCGCTGTGACCGGCACATGGAGGTGGCCTTCATGGTGTGCGCTATCAACCCCTCCATTGACCTGCACACTGACagcctggagctgctgcagctgcagcag CGGCTCCTGTGGGTTCTCTACGACATGGGGCACCTGGAGAG GTACCCGATGGCACTGGGCAACCTGGCCGACCTAGAGGAGCTGGAGCCGACACCAGGCAGACCAGACCCCCTCTCCATCTACCATAAG GGCATCAGCTCAGCCAGGAAGTACTACAACAATGAGCACATCTACCCCTACATGTACCTGGCTGGCTACCACTGTCGCAACAAGAATGTCAAGGAGGCGCTGGAGGCCTGGGCTGACACAGCCACTGTCATCCAGGA CTATAACTACTGCCGGGAGGATGAGGAGATCTATAAGGAATTCTTCGATGTGGCCAACGACGTGGTTCCCAACCTGCTCAAGGAGGTGGCCAACCTGGCAGAGCCACTGGATGAGAaaggtgctggggagaggggagag GGGTCCCCGGTGCAGGCTGGGGGCTCAGCCTTGCAGGACCCTGAGTGCTTCGCCCACCTGCTGCGTTTCTATGATGGCATCTGCAAGTGGGAGGAGGGCAGCCCCACGCCTGTGCTGCACGTGGGCTGGGCCACCTTCCTGGTGCAGTCGCTGGGACGCTTTGATGGGCAG gtGCGCCAGAAGGTGACAATCGTGGCGCGGGAGGCGGAGGCCAATGAGGACGATGAGCAGGGCAGTGAGGATCCCCGCGAGGGGCGCCGCCGCGGACCCCGCCGCGAATCCAAGCCTGAGGAGCCCCCCCTGCCCAAGAAGGCCTCCGAGCGCCGGCGCCCCAGCTCAGGCCAGCGCCCAGACAAGCCCCCTGcagcagagaaggaggagggggggggccccgccccagggatcccccctgcccctccgcctGAGGGGCCTGTCCTCACCTTCCAGAGCGAGAAGATGAAGGGCATGAAGGAGCTGCTGGTGGCCGCCAAGATCAACTCAAGCGCCATCAAGCTGCAGCTCACGGCCCAGTCCCAGGTGCAGATGAAGAAGCAGAAGGTGTCGGCCCCGAGAGACTATACCCTGGCCTTCCTCAAGCGCCCCCGCAAGTCCCTCTGA